In Pan troglodytes isolate AG18354 chromosome 20, NHGRI_mPanTro3-v2.0_pri, whole genome shotgun sequence, the genomic window TCTCCACTTGCTCAGGGGTCCTGCTCCCACCATTCAGTCCGATACCAGCTGCCTCCCCCAAGCCCTCCTGAATCCACCCCACTCGCAAGGCTCTGGAAACAGATACCACTAGAAAAAAACACAGAGCTTTATTATTCTCAACACCAATCGCAGCGGTCTTCATAGGACAGAGGAGTGAGTTCTGTCAACAGACAGGCGGCCCCTACTTGCCGGCGATGAGCGGGTTCCGCAGGACCACGATGACCGAGTCCCCGCGCAGGAACATCTTGGAGATGTAGCGGTCTTTGTTGACTGGCTTGGACTTCTTCTTGCCCTTGCCGCTCTTGGGTACCTCAGTCCACATCTCCTTCACGTTCTCCAGCACCATGTTGCAGTGCCTGGTGGGGAACAGGGAGGGGAGGCACTGGGCGTGAGGGGCGTGCCTCTGACAGTGCCCCCTACTGCCTGCTGCTCCCCCCCTCCAGCAGCATGGCTTGGGGAAGGGTGCAGGTGCTAGGCCAGGATGACCAAGCTGCCAAAGCAACTCTGCCAGTCCTTAGGTTGAGGCTGAGGCAAAGGACTGCACCTCTCTGTGCCAGTTTGCTCCTTTTTAAGAGGGAAGATAATCACGTTACCTTCCTCACAGGGCCGTtgaaaattatcattttcttttttgagacagaatctcactctgttgcctaggctgcaatgcagtggtgcgatttcagctcaccacaacctccgcctcctgggttcaggctattcttgtgcctcggccacctgagtagctgtgaatacaggcgtgcaccaccacgcctggcttttatatttttagtagagatggggtttcgccattttagctaggctggtcttgaactcctgacctcaggtgatctacccgccttgccttcccaaagtgctgggattacaggcatgagccaccacgcctggccatacaCCCCAGGCTTCTGAGACAGCTGTCTTTGAGCTCTTCagactggagctggagcagcctctccaggcctgCGGAGAACACCTCCCAGGACCCAGCACTCACCTATCGAAGGCCTTCACGCGGCCCAGGAGTTTCTTATTGTTGCGGCAGTTGATGAGCACTTGGGTATTGTTCTTGACTGACTGTGTGAGCACAGAGAGTGGACCGGTGTTAAATTCCTCCTCCTCTCGTTTCTGCAGCTCCTCTGGGGTCATCTCACTCTTGGGCTTGTTGAGGAGGCTCCTGCATGGACAACCATGGAACCAATAAGTGAGAGAGGCTGGAGTTGAGAGGCTGGAGCTGTGAGGATGGGTGATCAGGGCCTTGGCTTCAGTGTCTCCCCAACCTTGTCCCACCACATCTGTCCTCCtgttcagccttctgagtatcaTCAGCTAGATGcctaacagactttttttttttttttgagacggagtcttgctctgttgcccaggctggagcgcagtggtgtgatctcggctcactgcaacctctgcctcctgggttcaagcgattctcctgcctcagcctcctgaggagctgggactacaggcatgcaccacctccacgcccagctaatttttgtatttttagtaaacagggggtttcaccatgttggccaggatggtcttgatttcttgaccttgtgatccacccgcctcgacctcccaaagtgctgagattataggcgtgagccaccgtgcccagccagacaTTTTCAACTCTGCATGTCTCAGGTCGGGATCCAGATCACCCAACCACCCAAGCCTACCCTATCTACAGCGTTCCCCATCTGCTTTGATGGTAACTCCATCCTTCTAGTTCTCTGGGCAAAAACTCTTTGTCAACTTGATTCCTCTTTTTCCCTCACATCCTACATGAAATATGTAGGAAATGGCCGTTTCTTACCATGGCCTAAGCCTCTGTCTTCTCTGTCCTGGAATCTTTCTGGTCTCTCTGCCTCCACCCACGTTCCCTGACAGTCTGTTCTCCACAGAGTGGTCTGAGGGGGTTGTGCTAAAACCTAAATCATAACATGTCACTCTTCAAAACCCTCCCAGGGtatgggtacagtggctcatgcctgtaatcctagcactttaggaggtcaagatGGATTGATCACTTGacgtgaggagttcgagaccagcctggccaacatggtgaaaccccatctctactaaaaatacaaaacaaaacaaaacaaaacaacaataaaaaaaacaaccaacagaaaattagccaggcgtggtggtgcacgcctgtaatctcagctactcgggaggttaaggtagaagaattgcttgaactcaggagtcggaggttgcagtgaagtgagatcatgccactgcactccagcctgggtgacagagcgagactcttgtctcaaaaaataaataaatacaaattagaaaatacaaaaattaggccggatgcgatggctcacgcctgtaatcccagcactttgggaggccgacgcgaggtggatcgcctgagctcaggagttcgagaccacccagggcaagacggtgaaaccctgtctcttctaaaaatgcaaacaaattaaccaggtgtggtggcacatccctctagtcccagctacttgggaggctgaggcagcagaaacGCTTGAGCCCCAgcagcgaaggttgcagtgagccaagatcgcgccactgcactccagcttgggctacagagtgagactccatctcaaaaaaaaaattagctgggcatggtggcgcatgcttgtaatcctagctactttgaaggctgaggcaggaagatcgcttgaacccaggagacagagatcgtgctactacactccaatctgggtgacagagcgagactccatctcaaacaaacaaaacaaaagaaaaccctcCCATCCTCCCCCCATCTCAGTGTAGAAAGTAAAACCCCgaccagacacggtggctcacacctgtaatcccagcactttggaaggtcgaggcgggtggatcatttgaggtcaggagtttgagaccagcttggccaacatggtgaaacctggtctctactaaaaatacgaaagttagctgggcatggtggtgggtgcctgtaatcctagctactcgggaggctgaggcaggagaatcgcttcaactcaggcggcggaggttgcagtgagctgagatcgcaccattgcactacagcctgagcaacagagcaaggctccgtctcaaaaaaaaaagaaaaagaaaaagagaaaaagatttttcttttcccctgGGGACTAGAGGTTTCATTCACTGATGTATCCTATGTAGCTTAAGCAGTGTCTGATACATAAGCATTCAATGTAATATTTGCTGCACTAATAAATGCGCAAAATCATGTCAATGACTCGTTCGTTATCCGTGTAAGTTGTGAATCAAGTCGAAAACGCACCCGTCTCCACCTCAAATGATCAAGATAAGTCccttatttcaaataattatttctaaaagtCCTAACTTCCCTCCCCCATTATtcgttttatttcttttgtttcgttttgagatggactcttactctgtcgctcaggctggaagtgcagtggcgcaatctcggctcactgcaacctccgcctcccgggttcaagcgattctccggcctcagcctcctgaatagctgcaattacaggcgcccgccactacggccggctaatttttgtatttttggtagagacggggtttcaccacaatggccaggctggtctcaaactcctgacctcaggtgatccgcccgcctcggcctcccaaagtgctgggatttacaaagctgagccaccgcgctcggcctcccCCAGTATTCGTAAAATCGCTGCCCCTTAACATTCATTTCAATAGGACTAATTATCTAGGACCACTCCCGTTATcgtttaaaacatgtttttcataattaaattggttttttttctgtagagacgggggtctcgctatgttgcctaggctagtctcgaactcctgtgttCCAGCGATGCTCCGCCTTGGCctactaaagtgctgggatcacaggcatgagcccccgcgcccagccCAGGGCGTTATCTGATAAAGCTGTCCCCTCTCCCGAAGTCACGATGCGTCAAAGGCCCCACGCCCGTTCTCAAACTCATCAGGAGAAAAGCAGGACGCTGCATCCCTAAAACATCTGCCCCTGCCACCCCCGCTCTGCTCAACCCTTCCCACACTCAATCGGTCAAATATCCACCCTCAACCTCATTCCCGCCGCCTAAGCCTAGCCCGGCCTCACATGATGGTCACTACGCTCTCCGTTCACTCCCGTTTCCTCCGCGTTGCTGCTGCCTGAGGAGAGAGAGGCGGGACTTCCTCTTCCTGCGACCCACTTCCGTTGGCGCCTGCGCAAAGCCAACCAGTAAGTGGAGGCGTGGCCTGTTGCCATAGCATTCCCCACCAACGGTGCACAATGATGGAATAAAAGCCTCGGGTAGGGGTTCGAGGCCAGTCAGAACCACACGGGGGCAGATGTTTATGACAATGAAGACAAAAGGAAAGGCGGTCTGATTCAAACCGTTTCTTGAAGAATGGTACAGGTTGAAGGAGGGAAATGACAAGCTATTTCCAAATGCCCGCCGGCCGTGACTTCGGGGGCGCGGCCTCCGTGAAGCCAATCCGCTCCTCGCTTCGGAGACAGGCACCGCCCCTCTTCCCTCTGGGACGCGTTACTGACGTATCTACTGATCTTTCCGACCCTGCGCCACCAATCCCCTGCCTACATCCGGAAGGGGCATGGACCTGCGCCCGGGAGATCGAATATTTTCCATGATCAAACGCTGCTCATTGGCTTTCCCTCCTCCGCTAAGGCGGAGCCTACTTCTCTTGCGCTCCCATTTGGGTCGTGCCATTCTCAGGGGAACCAACCCCAATACCTAAGGGAGGCTGGGAGGCGTGTCCTCAGGACCGTAGTTCTTATTGGTTTCGCTGCTCGCTGTGGGGTGGGCTGGTGCAGCCGCAGCTGTTGCTTATTGGCCCACCGGTTCCATGGGGTGGAACTTGGCTGGGCCTAAACTCAATCCGTGGTCTGGTACAGGTTTCAGGGCAAAGCAGCCATGCGTTCCGGGGGCCGCGGGCGGCCCCGCCTGCGGCTGGGGGAACGTGGCCTCATGGAACCACTCTTGCCGCCGAAGCGCCGCCTGCTACCGCGGGTTCGGCTCTTGCCTCTGTTGCTGGCGCTGGCCGTGGGCTCGGCGTTCTACACCATTTGGAGCGGCTGGCACCGCAGGACTGAGGAGCTGCCGCTGGGCCGGGAGCTGCGGGTGAGGCTGGGCGGGGACCCGGGCACCGCGGGGACCCTCATTCCCTCCCCGCTGTTACCCAGGGTTGACGTGGCTTTAGCGTACGGCCCTAACCGCAGATGCCACCGTCTTCGTCATCTGAGCGCATGACCCTTACCAAAGGAATAAGGCTTCGGGCTGGTTCTGCAACAGTAGCTTCCTTTTAAGAGGAAAGGTCTGAAATAGTAAGACGGGGGGGTTCAGGGTTCTACGCCTTTAGTCAACTATTTGGAAGagtcccttcctccatctc contains:
- the SNRPD2 gene encoding small nuclear ribonucleoprotein Sm D2 isoform X1, with the translated sequence MSLLNKPKSEMTPEELQKREEEEFNTGPLSVLTQSVKNNTQVLINCRNNKKLLGRVKAFDRHCNMVLENVKEMWTEVPKSGKGKKKSKPVNKDRYISKMFLRGDSVIVVLRNPLIAGK
- the SNRPD2 gene encoding small nuclear ribonucleoprotein Sm D2 isoform X2 is translated as MTPEELQKREEEEFNTGPLSVLTQSVKNNTQVLINCRNNKKLLGRVKAFDRHCNMVLENVKEMWTEVPKSGKGKKKSKPVNKDRYISKMFLRGDSVIVVLRNPLIAGK